Part of the Vibrio celticus genome, CCTCATTGTTGTATACAAACATGAGTCACCTAATTGTTTATTATTTACTTGTCGCAAGTGTTTGCCGTTGATCTTTAAGTAGGCGAAATATTGTCATCAAATTCACGCTGATAAGAGGCACTTCTAATAGCGTACCTCCTATCGAACCTACTAAAATATTGTTGGTTAACCAACACGTTGCGCCAATTAAAAAGCCGATTCTCATCTGAATACCTTTCAGTACAAAGACAGAATAAGTCCCAATTATCGTCCCTAATATTGGCCAGAATTCCCAAATGTCGTTGGACAACCAAACGCCACTGACCAAACTTATAGAAATAAATATCACAGCAACCACTTTAGATGAAACATATATCGCGGTTGCACTTCTCAGCGCTGAAAGCAAAGCGCTCAACGCCGAAACTATCGAGCCTAGCAATAAGTAATGAAGCATATGGTTGAGGTTAAACACAACCATAACGATTTTTAGTTTCCTATCGTCTTTCTGATAGAAAGTTGAAATACCTAGAATGAAACTTATATAGCCTACAACTTGTAGCCAAATTTAGATATTCCAATTGTTACTCCATTACTTAATTTATCTAGGGTCTTAGCGAGCTAACCAGCCACCATCAACAGCGATAGTGTAGCCATTAATGTAGTCCGAAGCTGACGATGCTAGGAAAACACAAGGGCCAGCTACGTCAGTTGGTGTACCCCAGCGGTCTGCAGGAATACGCTCTAAGATAGCTTGATTTCGCTCAGCATCTTCACGCAAAGCTTGAGTATTATTTGTTGCCATATAACCTGGTGCGATTGCATTCACGTTAATGTTATGTCGAGCCCATTCATTAGCCATAGCACGTGTGATGCCCATTACTGCACTTTTAGAAGCCGTGTAAGAAGGAACACGAATGCCACCTTGGAATGAAAGCATAGAAGCGATGTTAATGATTTTACCGCCCTTACCTTGTGCCATGAATTGCTTAGCAACGGCTTGAGACATGAAGAAAACTGTTTTTGAGTTGATGTTCATTACGTCATCCCAATTTTGCTCTGAAAACTCTACAGCATCTTCACGACGAATGATTCCAGCATTGTTAACTAGAATATCAACTTGGCCAAACTCAGTCAGAGCTTTATCAATCACTGTTGGAATATCTTCTTGCTTAAGAAGGTTAGCGCGTACATCTAAAAACACATGCCCAGCGCTGTTCATTTTCTCAATCGTTTCTGTTGGCTCAACATAGTTAACGCCAACAACTTTACATCCAGCCTCAGCTAGACCGATGGCCATACCTTGACCAAGTCCAGTATCACAACCAGTAACAATCGCGACTTTCCCTTTTAGATTAAACGATTCTAGCATCATCTTGTTGACCTCAATTATGTGTTCACTCGTGGCAACCGAAATCAGTTGCCGTCTTCATTTTGTATCACAATAAAGGATATTTCCCGTTACTGCAAATAATTTTAAAACATCATTTCAAAATTATTTATGGCAATGCAAAATATGTGAACTATGCATACTTGTGGTTCTTTTAAATTAAAAAGCGGCTTTGTTGCGTAATTAAATTTAGAGATAGAGCAACCCGTTTCGCTTGTTTTTTAGTCAACACGACAAGTTTCAGGCATACCTAACCCAGTAAGCTTGTTCAACGCTTTTATCATCGCGTAAGTTTCACCCACCTGTGCATTGTAATTTCTTAAACTCAGTTGCCCTCCTAGCAACTGTTTAACTCGATACATCGCTGTTTCTGAGAGTAAACGTTTGTGGTATCCATACCGCTCTTTCCAATACTTATTTGAGCCGTATAATTTCTGGCAACCCA contains:
- a CDS encoding YgjV family protein, which gives rise to MWLQVVGYISFILGISTFYQKDDRKLKIVMVVFNLNHMLHYLLLGSIVSALSALLSALRSATAIYVSSKVVAVIFISISLVSGVWLSNDIWEFWPILGTIIGTYSVFVLKGIQMRIGFLIGATCWLTNNILVGSIGGTLLEVPLISVNLMTIFRLLKDQRQTLATSK
- the kduD gene encoding 2-dehydro-3-deoxy-D-gluconate 5-dehydrogenase KduD is translated as MMLESFNLKGKVAIVTGCDTGLGQGMAIGLAEAGCKVVGVNYVEPTETIEKMNSAGHVFLDVRANLLKQEDIPTVIDKALTEFGQVDILVNNAGIIRREDAVEFSEQNWDDVMNINSKTVFFMSQAVAKQFMAQGKGGKIINIASMLSFQGGIRVPSYTASKSAVMGITRAMANEWARHNINVNAIAPGYMATNNTQALREDAERNQAILERIPADRWGTPTDVAGPCVFLASSASDYINGYTIAVDGGWLAR